DNA sequence from the Saimiri boliviensis isolate mSaiBol1 chromosome 5, mSaiBol1.pri, whole genome shotgun sequence genome:
AGAAGGTACCTTATTATGTTTCTGCACTTACTTCGTCCTCCACTTGCCTTCTCAGTAGACCGTTCTGGGCCCTTCTCCTTACTATTCTCCCAGTCAATCCCTGAGGAAACAGGACTCTGACAAGTCTGACCCAGGAGGCTAATTCTTCCACGTATTCCTGTTGATCCTTCTCCAGTCCCTCCCCTCCTAATCGGATTATGGCAATGTCTCATGCCTTGGGGCATGTCAAAAGTGAGATTTAACTAAATGCTACtcactgtggctttttttttttttttttttttttttcattttacgtCTCTAAGTCCCCGACCTCAAGTTcctgaaggggtgtgtgtgtgtgtgtgtgtgtgcgcgcgtgcagtAAAGGGTGGGTGCTGTGTCTAAGGGCTCAGGGGCAGTATCCAAAGGCAGGATGTTTGTGGGGGCCGTCTCTGTAGACTCTCTGCTCTCTTTCCCATCCCCTTTAGGCTCCTCTAATTCAGAAATTCTAATCAAAATAGCTAGTCTCACTAGCTAGCTCCAAATAAGGTGGACTAGGATTGTTTCCCCAGCCAGAGCTGGGAGAGTAGAGCGACTGCCCCGCCCGCTCAGTCTGGTTACTATGGCGACAGCCGCGGGATGACCCAAGTGAtcagccctccctcctcccaaaCCAAGAGAGATGACGGCACCGCGCTGACTGCGCCAAATTCCAGCCAATGGCAGGCTGCTCCCGCCTTCCCTTCCGCcagctctccccctccccccgggAACTCGATTCACAAATCTGGACTGGGAATTTCCGGCTCCAGGCCGGTTACAAGGGCACAGGGCTGAGGCCAGGGGAGTCGAGTCCTGTCCTCCCGGGAGGGCAAGTGGGAACCGACATTCCTGGGTTCTGGAGCCAGACTTCTCTAACACACCGCCAAAATAGATGACACCCTATCCCCAAATTATCCGGAAGACCTAGTTAAGGCCTGCAACTCTCTTGCTCCTACAAGCCCCGACCCTGCCCGAGCGCGCCCTTCAGCACCACGGACAGCGAACCTGGGCCGCCTCTGGCCCGGTTCCGTCGGGTTCTCTCCGGGTCCTCTGGGCCATGGCTGGACTAGGGTCGGAGCCGGGAGCGCTCTGTTGAAGCCAGGCCTCTCTGGGCCAATGAAACAGTGAACGGGGCGCTTAGCCACGTGGCTGAGAAGGCAACGGGGACCGAGCAGGGAGTCAGGCTAAACAGCGCATTTTCCCTCTTGTTTCAATCCCGGAGAATGGCTTCCTTCTCCCCAGCTGCCCGTGTTTGCCCCTTCTTGGGGATAAAGGGCAAGGGTCTGAGTCTCAAGCAAGGATGGGCCTCCCAAGACTCCGGGGTGGGCATGCGACCGGGGCAGCCTGGAAGCAGCCCTGGGGTGGTTAGAGGGTGAGGAGAGAAGTGTGGCAGACAGGTCCTACTTGGGAGTGGTGAACACAGATTTAGTCAGGTCCGACTGGACTCTTGGCCGATATATGGTGGGGAAAGATGGGAGGAAAGGATAAGTAGCAGTAAGGACTAGCTAGTTCTACCTCAATGGGTCACATCATAGAAAGGGCATAACTCCCGCTATCCCCATCATTCGGTCTCTGAGTGGCCCGGGCATTAATGAGGAGCTAGGTCAGACAAGATGGAGGCGTTAGTACGGGAATGGATTCAGCTTTATCACTAGGCCTCACCCTCAACTACCTCGCTTTACTCTTTACCCACTGTAAAATGGAAGCTGATGGCGGAGGTGGGGCCGGGGAGGAGGAGAAGTTCTCAGGGACTTGATCTTTCCTACCAGAGCCCCATTTCTTGCCTTTCTGCCCTGACTGTGACAGTTCCACTCCCACTCCCGCTCCCTCCCTCCCGGGGCCCAAAGAAAGACCGGCGCAAAACAATCTGCAGGCGCTTCCAGCGCTTTATAGTTCTTTCCGGGAcagacggacagacagacagTGCGGCCCGTTCTGTCGGTCCGCATCATTGGCACCTTGGACACGGCCCCAGGCCCAACCCAGTCCCTGGTACTCTACCGGGAGGATTCCGGTCCCGCCCCAGCCCAGCACCTCGGACAGTTCCCGGCCCAGCCagcccccccctcccccctcccttcgCAAACATCCGAATAAATTAAAAGGGGCAGCGGGGAAAGGGAACAAAAAAGCTAAGGATAAGGAAGCGGGATGTTCCTCCCCCTCGATAAGAAGTTTTCTTCTCCTCCCACCTGTCCACTGAGGCGCCACGGCCGGGGTGGTCTCCCAGGTTGATTTTGCCtccaaacctcagcctcctgaaagaAGCCGGCagccccttcccccacctcccaagCTCCCAGCATGCAACATGTTGGAAAAGGTGGGGAgaggcggtgggggtggggcgaGGGACCATCCTGGTGGCTGTCTGGGTGCCTGGGGCTGCAGTTTCTCCTGGCACCTCAGTCGATCCAAATTAAAAACTAACATTCCCTTTCATCTGGGGAGGGGGATGTGGGGACTCAGTCAGGAATAAAAAATGCAAGCTGACACAAGTGGAGGAGGAAGGCGGCAGGAGAGAAGATGGTGACACACGACAGGAGTAACAAGAAGGGGAGATGGGGACACGGGTGCAGGTGGAGAAACGGGTACAGTCAGGCAAAGGGTACGATAGAGATGCAGATACACACCCAAGGAACGGAAATGGAaaggcagggagaggaaggaagagtgagaggaagaggagagagacggggggagagggagagagagagaggaaggcagaCAGGAAGAAAGGTGAAGACACAGAAAAGAGGCAAGGAAATGGACAAAATAGAGGGGAAAGGAACTGAAGGGAAGGGGGAGACCCGGGCAGAAATGGAGAAATGGGGGCGCAGACAGACGGAAAGAGTGAGGTTGGAGTGCCCTTCCCGCGCTCATCTTCCGTCCCCACTCCACGTCCAGCAAATCCAGACGCCGCGGCCTCTGGTGCCCCGGCTTCCACTTTCCCCTGAGGGGCATGGGCGGCTCCTCCTCCGCCCAGCCGGGGCGCCGAGCGGCGGTAGGAGCGGCGGTGGCTTGGTGGTCCCGGGGGTTCCAAGTGTGTGTcgggggctggggcggggggtgggCGCGGCCCCTGGGTATCCCTAGCGGTCCAGGTTCATAGTCCAGTGCTTGGCTCCGGCCGCGCAGCTGTCCCTGGCGGCCGATGAAGCGGCGGGCGCGCCCCCGCTGGCTGGACCCCCGCCGCTGGCGGCGGCCTCGCCCTCGTTCTTGAGGTCTTGAAAGACCTGCGTGAAGAAGTGGGGGTCGGCGTTGAGCCGCAGCATCTGCGGGCTGAGCCGCTGGATGAGACGCAGGCAGCGCTGCCAGAATCGCTCCTTGTCGGGCTCCACGAGGAAGGGCTTGAGTGGGTAGGAGATCTCGTTGCCCATGTAGGAGTAGGCGAGGTAGAGGCAGGTGAGGAAGGCGGCCTGCAGCTCCGCGGCCGACGCCAGCTCGTCCCCACGCAGCGACTCGCGGCACAGCAGGTACACGAACACCAGGTTGGCGGGCGTAATGAAGGCCTGGTCTTGCCAGCCCTGCAGCAGCAGCGAGCGGTCCACACCGCGGAACCAGCCCACCAGCTCGCCGGGGCTCAGCTCCTTGAGGCGGTAGCAGCGTCGGCACACGAAGTCGCCCAGACAGCGCAGCAGCTCGCCGGTGGACGCCTGCACGATGACCCGCCGAGGCGAGCCGCCAGGCACCGGCGGCGCCGCCTGCGGGGCCGGgggaggcggcggcggaggcTTTCCGCCGCCGGAGCCCGGCGGCTGAGCGGCCGCGCTGCCCCCCGACGGTGGCTCGCAGGTGGCGGCGGCCGCGGGCACAGTGGGCACTGGCACCGCCAGCGGCTTGGCGGTGCCTCCGCCGTCGGGGGGATCCCGGCCTTTGCGGAGAAGGTTCTCGCGGTTGCGTTGCTGGACAAGGGGGTCGGGGCCCGTGGATGCCGGCTTGGGTGTCACCTTCTTGCcgcctttcttcttcttggcgGACGCGGCCACCAGGCGCTTCCAGGTGAGCGCCGAGATGAGCACGGACGGCCGCTTGAGTCGGCTCTCGCCTTTGCTGCCCTTGCCCACTGGCGGCGCCCCGTAGCCCCCCAGCGCCTCGTCCCCCGAGGGCGGCACCTTCTTCTTTTCCTCGGGCAGCCCGCCGGGCCTCCGGCCTTTGGCCGAGGAGGCAGGGGATAGAGAGAGCACCGTGCCCATCCTGCAGAGCTGGGCCTGCGCCCGGGCCCCAGGGGGAACCGCGGGCGGTGCCGCTGCTGCTGCAGCCCCGGGGGACCCGGCGGTGGGGGGCCTAGCCCCGGCCCGGGCGCGCGGACTGGCGGGGGAAGGTGGCTGCTAGGCGGCTCGAACGCTCTGAGCCTAAGCTGCGCCAGCTGCAGCGTCAGCCCCACCCCTTAGGCCGCTTCTTTCGCCGCGCTGTGCCCCGCCTCACGCGGCCAATCCTCTCCCGAGTGGCACTCCTGACCGGCAGCTGCTCTGACCAATAGGATCTCGCATGTCAATTTCAATCCCCGCCCCAGTCCCCACCCTCTGCCCTGAGTCTTTTCCCTTCACCggaatgggggaaggggaaggcggTGGTCGTCGTTCGAGTGGCCTCTTCAGGGTCAGAGCCGAGGAGGCGGGGTGGCTGCTTCTACTTCCTCCTCCGGATCCTTGGCCAGCTTGTTCTGATGCACTGGGTCGCGGTAGCAGAGAAATCGTGGGAACCGTCCTTCTTCCCTCTGCCTTTGAATTTGTGTGGGGGACCAGTGTGGGCAGTGAGTGCCCTCACCGGATGCCCAGGTCCCAGCTGGGTCACGTTGCACTGGCTCCTCCAATGTGACTGTCAGGTCTGTTTCCTCTTAGCCACCCCACTttgccccccgccccccagaTCACTATGGAGGGCTGCAGCAGGCACATTTCT
Encoded proteins:
- the CDK5R2 gene encoding cyclin-dependent kinase 5 activator 2, which gives rise to MGTVLSLSPASSAKGRRPGGLPEEKKKVPPSGDEALGGYGAPPVGKGSKGESRLKRPSVLISALTWKRLVAASAKKKKGGKKVTPKPASTGPDPLVQQRNRENLLRKGRDPPDGGGTAKPLAVPVPTVPAAAATCEPPSGGSAAAQPPGSGGGKPPPPPPPAPQAAPPVPGGSPRRVIVQASTGELLRCLGDFVCRRCYRLKELSPGELVGWFRGVDRSLLLQGWQDQAFITPANLVFVYLLCRESLRGDELASAAELQAAFLTCLYLAYSYMGNEISYPLKPFLVEPDKERFWQRCLRLIQRLSPQMLRLNADPHFFTQVFQDLKNEGEAAASGGGPASGGAPAASSAARDSCAAGAKHWTMNLDR